In a genomic window of Pelotomaculum thermopropionicum SI:
- the DegQ gene encoding trypsin-like serine proteases (typically periplasmic, contain C-terminal PDZ domain) produces MNRFLRSPYAKTAGAFLAGVLAVAAVLALAGVLHGVPGLSRSGAAAIADAQAAELPGLGPNTIADIVSRVGPAVVRIDTTVQGERYVDPFFNDPFFRHFFGDQFRIPMQSEERRGLGSGFIVSPDGYILTNEHVIAGADRIEVTVAGRDKPYQARKVGADHDLDLAVLKIDAGNDLPTIPLGNSDSVRVGDWVVAIGNPYGLDHTVTVGVISAKGRPVTVEDRRYKNLLQTDASINPGNSGGPLLNLNGEVVGINTAINAQAQGIGFAIPSSTVKAVFDDLVQKGGVSHPWLGVYLQQVTEELASYFGLQDLSGALVASVVSGGPAEKAGLRRGDIIVRYNGSAVNNPNDLIELVGGTAVGSQVEIEFIRGGERKTVTAVIEAKRP; encoded by the coding sequence ATGAACAGGTTCCTGCGTTCTCCTTATGCTAAGACGGCCGGCGCCTTCCTGGCAGGGGTGCTGGCGGTTGCGGCCGTTCTGGCGCTGGCCGGCGTCCTGCACGGCGTGCCCGGCCTTTCCCGGAGCGGCGCGGCCGCAATTGCCGACGCCCAGGCTGCCGAACTGCCGGGCCTGGGCCCCAATACCATTGCGGACATAGTGTCGCGGGTGGGGCCGGCGGTGGTAAGAATCGACACCACCGTCCAGGGGGAGAGGTATGTCGATCCTTTCTTCAACGACCCCTTTTTCAGGCACTTTTTCGGCGACCAGTTCCGCATTCCGATGCAGTCTGAGGAGCGCCGCGGGCTGGGGTCGGGCTTCATCGTTTCGCCGGACGGCTATATTTTAACCAACGAGCACGTCATTGCCGGCGCCGACCGGATTGAGGTGACCGTGGCCGGGCGGGACAAGCCCTATCAGGCCAGAAAAGTTGGGGCGGACCACGACCTCGACCTGGCAGTGCTGAAAATTGACGCCGGCAACGATCTGCCCACCATTCCGCTGGGCAACTCGGACAGCGTCAGGGTGGGCGACTGGGTTGTGGCCATCGGCAACCCTTACGGCCTGGACCATACCGTAACGGTGGGCGTGATCAGCGCCAAGGGACGGCCGGTAACGGTGGAAGACCGGCGGTATAAGAACCTGCTCCAGACCGACGCCTCGATTAACCCGGGCAACAGCGGCGGCCCGCTCTTAAACCTGAACGGCGAGGTGGTGGGGATCAACACCGCCATCAACGCCCAGGCCCAGGGCATCGGCTTTGCCATACCGAGCAGCACGGTCAAGGCGGTCTTTGACGACCTGGTGCAAAAAGGAGGGGTTTCCCACCCCTGGCTGGGCGTCTACCTTCAGCAGGTGACGGAGGAATTGGCAAGCTATTTCGGTTTGCAGGACTTAAGCGGCGCTCTGGTGGCCTCGGTGGTTAGCGGCGGGCCGGCGGAAAAGGCCGGATTGCGGCGGGGCGACATCATCGTGCGCTACAACGGCAGCGCCGTAAACAACCCCAACGACCTGATCGAGCTGGTGGGGGGAACCGCCGTGGGCAGCCAGGTCGAAATTGAGTTTATCAGGGGCGGAGAGAGAAAAACCGTTACGGCCGTAATTGAGGCAAAAAGGCCATAG
- the MarR gene encoding transcriptional regulator, whose translation MDNAGLNPEKLSLPPHSLDVLRVIGERGGMVCSGGCHNIKPGDLHCRQIGNALGIGFNTVWDRVGRLNKEGLIAREKDEGGPVRLTVTPRGREILKQAFGG comes from the coding sequence ATGGATAATGCGGGTTTAAACCCAGAGAAACTTTCCCTTCCGCCGCACTCCCTGGACGTATTGAGGGTCATCGGCGAGCGGGGCGGCATGGTATGCTCAGGAGGCTGCCACAACATCAAGCCGGGAGACCTGCACTGCCGGCAAATAGGAAACGCCCTGGGGATAGGATTCAACACGGTGTGGGACCGGGTCGGCCGCTTAAACAAAGAGGGTCTCATTGCCAGGGAAAAGGACGAAGGCGGCCCGGTCAGGCTGACCGTAACCCCCAGGGGCAGGGAAATCTTAAAGCAGGCCTTCGGCGGGTAA
- a CDS encoding hypothetical membrane protein (containing NapF, ferredoxin (COG1145)), with protein MLPVSAASFACGEIAAGPGPAIAAVASGRRAAELVDRYLKGAKGLPPEDEGAVIGPLPAKVAGRIPRRARREAAGPPGGKAGVLLVPRPVPAEPDALYEAGRCLSCGLGARVDGAKCAACLACLRVCPYGVPVAGRQAVMPVEGCLACGICASVCPAGAIAVEKVDMAAGPHLPLDGRLAGKVAVFTCLGACEERLELDALKKNGGQPGLHVIEMPAAGALRLEWILNAFENGAAGAAVIACGAGECCHPGGAAYAQGVVARARSILEQAGIAPERLCCLRPDGERDAASLLAGFIEGLK; from the coding sequence TTGTTGCCGGTGTCCGCGGCCTCTTTTGCCTGCGGCGAGATAGCCGCCGGGCCCGGCCCGGCCATTGCCGCAGTAGCCTCCGGCCGCAGGGCGGCGGAGTTGGTGGACCGCTATTTAAAGGGCGCAAAAGGGCTGCCGCCTGAAGATGAAGGCGCGGTCATCGGCCCTCTGCCGGCCAAAGTGGCCGGGAGAATACCCCGCCGCGCCCGCAGGGAGGCGGCAGGGCCGCCCGGCGGGAAGGCCGGTGTGCTTCTTGTCCCCCGGCCGGTGCCGGCCGAACCGGACGCCCTTTACGAGGCGGGGCGGTGCCTGAGCTGCGGCCTGGGGGCCAGGGTGGACGGCGCCAAATGCGCCGCCTGCCTGGCCTGCCTGAGGGTATGCCCTTACGGGGTGCCCGTTGCAGGGCGGCAGGCCGTCATGCCGGTTGAAGGCTGTTTGGCCTGCGGCATTTGCGCCTCGGTCTGCCCGGCGGGAGCGATAGCCGTTGAAAAGGTGGACATGGCGGCCGGGCCGCACCTGCCGCTTGACGGGCGGCTGGCAGGGAAGGTTGCCGTTTTTACCTGCCTGGGGGCCTGCGAGGAAAGGCTTGAGCTGGATGCCCTGAAAAAAAACGGCGGGCAGCCCGGCCTGCACGTGATAGAGATGCCGGCGGCCGGCGCCCTGCGCCTGGAGTGGATTTTAAATGCTTTTGAAAACGGGGCTGCCGGGGCGGCGGTAATTGCCTGCGGCGCCGGCGAGTGCTGCCACCCGGGCGGCGCCGCCTACGCCCAGGGGGTTGTGGCCCGCGCCAGGAGCATCCTGGAGCAGGCCGGCATTGCGCCGGAGCGGCTCTGCTGCTTGAGGCCGGACGGGGAACGGGATGCGGCGTCCCTGCTGGCCGGCTTTATCGAAGGGCTGAAATAG
- the CorA gene encoding Mg2+ and Co2+ transporters encodes MIKTYLYSHGENRMYHDVELEKKNEFLKHEEDLLWVDLYRFTEEEIKYVARIFDFHPLAVEDCMSYSPRAKLDNYEDYYFFVMHALRYDEESEEEIVLVQLNVFLGPNFVVTVHNQTLPVLGRMARVSLHSSQYMNKGMEFFLYSIIDGNTDEIFPILERIGVRIDELEDEIYEQPSKEITEEFLALKRTILTIRRAVLPQLRVFTSINAGGHPYFDIREEIKPYFLDLVDHLERIADSIEGYRDLVDASLATYHSLISARTNQTMRVLTVISTIFIPLTFLTGFFGMNVPLPYQNSGMSTFLITAGLIGVSGLMLAAFKKQKWI; translated from the coding sequence ATGATTAAGACCTATCTTTACAGCCACGGCGAGAACAGGATGTACCACGACGTAGAGCTGGAGAAAAAGAACGAATTTTTAAAGCACGAAGAGGACCTGCTGTGGGTCGACCTTTACAGGTTTACCGAAGAAGAAATAAAGTACGTGGCAAGAATTTTCGACTTTCACCCGCTGGCCGTGGAGGACTGCATGAGCTACAGCCCGCGCGCCAAGCTTGACAATTACGAGGACTATTATTTCTTTGTCATGCATGCCCTCCGTTACGACGAGGAGTCCGAGGAGGAAATCGTGCTGGTTCAGCTTAACGTTTTTTTGGGGCCCAACTTTGTGGTGACCGTTCATAACCAGACCCTGCCGGTGCTGGGGCGGATGGCCAGGGTCAGCCTGCACAGCTCCCAGTACATGAATAAGGGGATGGAATTTTTCCTGTACTCCATTATTGACGGCAATACCGACGAGATCTTCCCCATTCTGGAACGCATCGGGGTGCGTATCGACGAGCTGGAGGACGAGATTTACGAGCAGCCCAGCAAGGAAATTACGGAAGAGTTTTTGGCCCTGAAGAGGACCATTTTGACCATCCGGCGTGCCGTCCTGCCGCAGTTGAGGGTTTTTACCAGCATTAACGCGGGCGGGCACCCCTATTTCGACATCCGGGAGGAAATAAAGCCCTACTTTCTGGACCTGGTGGACCACCTCGAGCGGATTGCCGACTCAATTGAAGGGTACCGCGACCTGGTGGACGCCTCCCTGGCCACCTACCACTCGCTGATCAGTGCCCGCACCAACCAGACGATGCGGGTGCTTACGGTAATCTCGACGATCTTCATCCCGCTTACCTTTCTGACCGGCTTTTTCGGCATGAACGTGCCGCTGCCCTACCAGAACAGCGGTATGTCCACCTTTCTAATAACTGCCGGTCTGATCGGGGTTTCAGGGCTGATGCTGGCGGCATTTAAAAAGCAAAAATGGATCTGA
- the OmpR gene encoding response regulator (consisting of a CheY-like receiver domain and a winged-helix DNA-binding domain): MEAKILVIDDDRKITAMLRRCLVFEGFEVQTAAGGEEGLRLAAAWKPDLVVLDVLMPGTDGWEVCRRLRAGSSLPILMLTAKDEVADRVKGLDLGADDYLVKPFALEELLARIRALLRRSRQADTAMRPLVYADLTLDHATREVRRGGRPIQLTAREFELLALFMEHPRQVLTRDQIMDRVWGIDYGGESNVLEVYVGMLRQKLEEGGEKRIIHTVRGVGYVLKE; this comes from the coding sequence ATGGAAGCGAAGATTCTGGTTATTGACGACGACCGGAAGATAACCGCCATGCTGCGCCGCTGCCTGGTCTTTGAAGGCTTTGAGGTGCAGACGGCGGCAGGAGGGGAGGAAGGCCTGCGCCTTGCCGCCGCCTGGAAGCCCGACCTGGTGGTGCTGGACGTGCTCATGCCCGGCACAGACGGCTGGGAGGTGTGCCGCAGGCTTCGTGCCGGCAGCAGCCTGCCCATACTGATGCTCACCGCCAAAGATGAGGTGGCCGACCGGGTGAAGGGGCTGGACCTGGGCGCCGACGACTACCTGGTCAAGCCCTTTGCCCTGGAGGAACTGCTGGCCCGGATCAGGGCCCTCCTGCGCAGGAGCAGGCAGGCCGATACGGCCATGCGGCCCCTGGTGTACGCCGATCTGACGCTCGACCATGCCACCCGGGAGGTCCGCCGCGGCGGCCGCCCGATTCAGCTTACGGCAAGGGAATTCGAATTGCTGGCCCTGTTTATGGAGCACCCCCGCCAGGTGCTGACGCGGGACCAGATCATGGACAGGGTGTGGGGGATTGACTACGGCGGCGAGTCGAACGTTCTGGAGGTATATGTCGGGATGCTCCGGCAAAAGCTGGAGGAAGGCGGGGAAAAGAGGATTATCCACACCGTTCGCGGGGTGGGCTACGTTTTGAAGGAATAG
- the ArsB gene encoding Na+/H+ antiporter NhaD and related arsenite permeases yields the protein MSEQHQVIIATSVFLITYAVIVSEKIHRTVAAFAGAALVVILGIITPEKAVHAIDFNTIGLLVGMMIIVGITRQTGIFEYLAVKAAKGSKGEPLKIIGALSLITAVLSALLDNVTAVLLIVPVTFAIARQLEISPLPFLSAEILASNIGGTATLIGDPPNIMIGSATGLGFMDFVFNLTPVIVVIYVLTIFLIRLIYRKQLVAREELKANIMKLNEQDEIKDAVLLRKCLVVLSLTILGFILHQYVHLESSVIALSGASLLLLLTREDPEHALQVVEWPVIFFFIGLFVVVGALEEAGVIEAVARWSLEVTGGNVLPTGMLILWLSAIASAFVDNIPFVATMIPLIQDMGRLGGITDLNLLWWSLSLGACLGGNGTIIGASANVVVVGMAEKRGAHISFTGFMKVAFPLMLMSIVLSTGYLLFWYILHTQTAMAVTLSAGAILALVLKQAERFLTKETGKNYELLK from the coding sequence TTGAGCGAGCAGCACCAGGTTATTATAGCCACTTCAGTATTCTTAATTACTTACGCCGTGATAGTATCTGAAAAAATCCACCGGACGGTTGCCGCCTTTGCCGGAGCTGCGCTGGTGGTTATACTGGGGATTATCACTCCGGAAAAAGCGGTGCATGCAATCGACTTTAACACCATCGGCCTGCTTGTGGGTATGATGATTATTGTTGGCATTACCAGGCAGACCGGTATCTTTGAGTACCTGGCAGTTAAGGCAGCCAAGGGCTCCAAGGGCGAGCCGCTTAAGATCATCGGCGCTTTGTCCCTGATCACGGCGGTTTTATCCGCTCTCCTGGATAATGTTACGGCCGTGCTTTTAATCGTGCCGGTCACCTTCGCCATAGCCAGGCAACTCGAGATAAGCCCGCTGCCGTTCCTGTCCGCCGAGATTTTAGCTTCAAACATCGGCGGTACGGCTACACTAATCGGTGACCCGCCGAATATTATGATCGGCAGCGCCACCGGGCTGGGCTTCATGGACTTCGTATTCAACCTGACGCCGGTTATAGTGGTTATATACGTTTTGACCATTTTTTTGATCCGGCTTATATATCGAAAACAGCTGGTAGCGCGGGAGGAACTGAAGGCAAATATAATGAAACTGAATGAGCAGGACGAAATTAAAGACGCCGTGCTCCTGCGCAAATGCCTGGTGGTACTTTCCCTTACCATACTGGGCTTCATCCTGCACCAGTACGTCCACCTCGAATCGTCGGTCATAGCCCTGTCGGGCGCCAGCCTTTTGCTTTTGCTCACCAGGGAGGACCCTGAACACGCTCTGCAAGTGGTGGAGTGGCCCGTAATATTTTTCTTCATTGGGCTTTTCGTGGTGGTCGGGGCACTGGAAGAAGCAGGCGTAATCGAGGCAGTGGCCAGGTGGTCCCTGGAGGTAACCGGCGGCAATGTGCTGCCCACAGGCATGTTGATCCTCTGGCTTTCTGCCATAGCCTCGGCATTTGTGGACAACATTCCCTTTGTGGCGACGATGATCCCCCTGATCCAGGACATGGGGCGCCTTGGCGGCATTACCGACTTAAACTTACTCTGGTGGTCATTGTCTTTGGGGGCCTGCCTGGGCGGCAACGGGACGATCATCGGAGCGTCGGCCAATGTGGTAGTAGTCGGTATGGCCGAAAAAAGAGGTGCGCACATCAGCTTTACCGGCTTTATGAAAGTAGCATTTCCGCTGATGCTGATGTCCATCGTGCTGTCAACGGGATACCTTCTTTTCTGGTATATCCTCCACACCCAAACAGCCATGGCCGTGACCCTGAGCGCCGGAGCAATTCTTGCCTTGGTTTTAAAACAAGCGGAACGTTTCCTGACGAAAGAAACGGGGAAAAACTATGAACTGCTAAAATAA
- the BaeS gene encoding signal transduction histidine kinase, producing the protein MSLRLKLTFLYSGVLALTMLVFGLLVYFFMEHNLTAEADRSVAGIAEDVVRSTVIVGRFPAPLRQVVIPDVDVFANPNTYIQVVDRSGVVAARSDNLGGQVIPLSEETLREVAKGKGFYETVMSGSQSLRVYNRPLLVDGQVVGVLQVARTMGPAEMALKRLRILLFLGGAVALFLTSTLGWLLAGAALRPIGRITETASAIQQGRDLTRRISYSGPKDEVGRLAGTLNQMLERLHDAYRNLEDAEAAQRRFVSDASHELRTPLTTIKGNVELLKKMGDADPETRNEALNDIAGEVERMSRLVSDLLVLARADASLKLKKEAVALAPLLAEAARRGSVLAGGLTFSAGDFSALGEAEVLGDKDYLMQLLLILIENAVRYTPPGGEVRLEAQAEGDCVEISIIDNGIGIAEKDLPHIFERFYRADKVRFSSGSGLGLAIARWIVEEHGGTIIVKSKEGEGSTFTVHLPLRIL; encoded by the coding sequence TTGTCCCTGCGCCTGAAGCTGACCTTTTTATACAGCGGCGTCCTGGCCCTGACCATGCTGGTTTTCGGCCTGCTGGTGTATTTTTTTATGGAGCACAACCTTACCGCCGAAGCCGACCGCTCCGTTGCCGGGATAGCCGAGGACGTGGTGCGCTCGACCGTGATTGTGGGCAGGTTCCCGGCTCCGCTGCGGCAGGTGGTCATTCCCGACGTTGATGTTTTTGCCAATCCCAACACCTACATTCAGGTGGTGGACCGCTCCGGGGTGGTGGCGGCCAGGTCGGACAACCTGGGCGGGCAGGTCATTCCCTTGAGCGAGGAAACCCTCAGGGAGGTGGCCAAGGGAAAAGGCTTTTACGAGACCGTAATGTCGGGCAGCCAGAGCCTCAGGGTGTACAACCGGCCGCTTCTGGTGGACGGCCAGGTGGTAGGCGTGCTCCAGGTGGCCAGGACCATGGGGCCTGCCGAAATGGCCTTGAAGAGGCTTAGGATCCTGCTTTTCCTGGGCGGGGCGGTCGCCCTTTTCCTGACGAGCACCCTGGGATGGCTATTGGCCGGGGCGGCGCTGAGGCCGATAGGCCGGATCACCGAGACCGCTTCGGCCATCCAGCAGGGCCGGGACCTTACCAGGCGGATCAGTTACAGTGGGCCGAAGGACGAGGTGGGGCGCCTTGCCGGGACGCTGAACCAGATGCTGGAGCGGCTTCACGATGCCTACCGGAACCTGGAGGATGCAGAGGCGGCGCAGCGCCGCTTCGTTTCGGACGCCTCGCACGAGCTGCGCACCCCCTTGACCACCATCAAGGGCAACGTGGAGCTGCTGAAAAAAATGGGTGACGCCGATCCGGAAACAAGGAACGAAGCCCTTAACGATATTGCCGGCGAGGTTGAAAGGATGTCCAGGCTGGTCTCCGACCTTTTGGTCCTGGCCAGGGCCGATGCCAGCCTGAAGCTGAAAAAGGAGGCAGTTGCCCTGGCGCCGCTGCTTGCGGAGGCCGCCCGGCGGGGTTCCGTCCTGGCCGGGGGGCTGACTTTTTCTGCCGGCGATTTTTCCGCCCTGGGGGAAGCCGAGGTTTTGGGGGATAAGGATTATTTGATGCAGCTTCTGCTCATCCTGATAGAGAACGCAGTCCGTTACACGCCCCCGGGCGGGGAGGTGCGCCTGGAGGCCCAGGCAGAGGGGGATTGCGTGGAGATATCGATTATCGACAACGGGATCGGCATTGCTGAAAAGGACCTGCCCCACATTTTCGAGCGGTTTTACCGGGCGGACAAGGTCCGCTTCAGCAGCGGCTCCGGCCTGGGGCTGGCGATTGCCCGCTGGATTGTGGAGGAGCACGGCGGAACAATCATTGTGAAAAGTAAAGAAGGGGAAGGCAGCACGTTTACCGTCCACCTGCCCCTGAGAATTTTGTAA